A window of the Drosophila simulans strain w501 chromosome 2L, Prin_Dsim_3.1, whole genome shotgun sequence genome harbors these coding sequences:
- the LOC6731033 gene encoding UBX domain-containing protein 7 — MSSSEAPDGLVEQVREVTACSMDEAKYYLSACANDVSAAVALFFEQGASTSTASGTSAAAAAESLPVLDDEDEVRAPIAPVREQLILPEDDNFFASGSSSRLSRVTQRVKVHPLRDFAREGALMEEQLQATGVYSDTNRIRRGRAAQMVVAGQAMALNRRSTTDTATSTSRLGDLFRPPTDILYSGSLAAAREFATKRQRWLLVNVQDENFQSQTLNRDVWSDKELKKLIRRQFTFWQVDNDTSEGRRFVAFYHCATLPYICVIDPRTGEEVWRSAEQKLENILPDLRQFLKEHRDFIQEDAPGTSKRSATYIDDEEVLDPEASCSSTASSKEMPKKRAKVLELTEEEQLELAIKNSINENGGGDGEGNHKNDSPDGASDNESLEEFDDEELKGVAAASFENHLGEAKTELTALKLRLLNAAGTDEMVQLRWPSDTKLQTLRLYISQTHKHIPQDGYKLICAFPRKFLEAEHNDSSLKELGLHPSANLHLTNADDQ, encoded by the coding sequence ATGTCCAGTAGCGAGGCGCCGGATGGGCTGGTGGAGCAGGTCCGCGAGGTGACCGCTTGCTCCATGGACGAGGCCAAATATTACTTGTCTGCCTGTGCCAACGATGTGTCCGCCGCAGTGGCTCTGTTTTTCGAACAGGGAGCCTCCACATCCACGGCATCGGGAACCagtgccgctgctgcagctgaatCGCTACCCGTCTtggacgacgaggatgaggtAAGGGCGCCAATTGCCCCGGTCCGTGAGCAATTGATCCTGCCCGAGGACGACAACTTTTTTGCGTCGGGGAGCAGTAGCCGGCTGTCGCGTGTGACGCAGCGCGTCAAGGTACATCCCCTTCGCGACTTTGCCCGCGAGGGCGCTCTAATGGAGGAGCAGCTACAGGCCACTGGCGTCTATTCCGATACCAATCGAATCCGTCGCGGACGGGCCGCCCAGATGGTGGTGGCCGGCCAGGCCATGGCACTTAATAGACGGTCCACAACGGACACGGCAACCAGCACATCCCGCCTCGGAGACCTATTCCGCCCGCCCACGGACATACTCTACTCCGGATCACTAGCCGCTGCCAGGGAGTTTGCCACCAAGCGTCAGCGCTGGTTGCTGGTCAACGTGCAGGATGAAAACTTTCAGTCGCAGACTTTGAACCGCGATGTCTGGTCAGACAAGGAGCTTAAGAAACTGATACGTCGCCAGTTCACCTTCTGGCAGGTGGACAACGACACCTCGGAAGGACGCCGCTTTGTGGCCTTCTACCACTGCGCCACCCTGCCTTACATATGCGTGATCGATCCCCGTACTGGCGAGGAAGTGTGGCGCAGCGCAGAGCAAAAGCTGGAGAATATCCTTCCCGATCTGAGGCAGTTCTTGAAGGAGCACCGTGACTTCATTCAGGAGGATGCACCAGGCACATCGAAGCGTTCGGCCACGTACATCGATGATGAAGAGGTGCTCGATCCGGAGGCCTCATGCTCCTCGACAGCCAGTTCGAAGGAAATGCCCAAGAAACGTGCCAAGGTACTGGAGTTAACCGAAGAGGAACAGCTGGAGTTGGCCATCAAGAATTCCATAAACGAGAACGGTGGTGGCGATGGCGAAGGCAACCACAAAAACGATAGTCCCGATGGAGCCAGCGATAATGAGAGCCTGGAGGAGTTCGATGACGAGGAGCTCAAGGGTGTGGCCGCCGCCTCCTTCGAGAATCACTTGGGCGAGGCCAAGACTGAATTGACTGCCCTGAAGCTGCGCCTGCTCAACGCCGCCGGAACAGATGAGATGGTCCAGCTGCGCTGGCCCTCGGACACCAAACTGCAAACTTTGCGGCTGTACATCAGCCAGACGCACAAGCACATCCCTCAGGACGGCTACAAGCTCATTTGCGCCTTCCCGCGAAAATTCCTTGAGGCGGAGCATAACGATAGCTCCCTGAAGGAACTCGGCCTGCATCCGTCGGCCAATCTGCATCTCACAAACGCGGACGATCAGTAG